The window ACCCCTTTTTCAGTATGCTGTACAGTGATAATCTCATTATGAGCATCATGCTCCAAAAATAAGTAATAATTGTTATCTGCTGCTAAATTGAGAAATTTTTCTTTCTCATCTAGTGTTAATAGGGGTCTTGTGTCATATCCCATTACAAATGGTAAAGGTAAATGACCAGCTGTTGGTAATAAATCTGCCATAAAACAAATGATTTTTCCATTGTAATTTATCATAGGAATCATTTGTTTGTCTGTATGTCCATTGGCATAAAAGATATCGAAACCCAATGCTGAATTCTTCAAAATATCATCCTGCGGAATATCTGTAAATTTTAAACGCCCACTTTGTTCCATTGGAAGTATGTTTTCTTCTAAAAACGAAGCGACTTCGCGACGATTAGGTTCTGTTGCCCATTTCCAGTGATCTTTATTACTCCAAAAGTGTGCATTTTTAAAAGCAGATTCTAATTTTGTACGGTCGTTATTATAATTAAAAGCACCACCTGAATGGTCAAAATGAAGGTGTGTCAAAAAGACATCTGTGACATCATTTGAAGAAAAACCAGCAGTGTTTAAAGATTTTTCTAATGTGTCATCTCCGTATAAGTTATAATAACCATAAAACTTATCGCTTTGCTTGGTTCCCATACCTGTATCTATTAAAGTCAGACGATTACCATCTTCAATTAATAAACAACGCGCCGCGATATCTATCATGTTATTGGCGTCTGCTGGATTGGTTCTGGTCCATAAAGATTTAGGGACAACACCAAACATAGCTCCGCCATCTAATTTAAAATGACCTGCTTGTATTGGATGTAATTTCATTGTAAATTGAATTTAAAAAGGCTCTGCAAATTACTAAATAACCAAGAGATGGGTTATAATATTAAGGTTTTATTAAGAAATCACTTGTTTTAAACGCTTTCCGAAGTCATAAAGCGCTTTAATTTCTTTAATACTAGCTAGACGCTCTCTTCCAAAGATTAGTAAATCTTTACCGTTAGATTCGATATGATAATACGGGTTGCTTTCAAAAAAGTGTGTAATTTCATTTGTAAAAAAGCGTTGTATAGCATGAGTATCCTCACCTAATAAATAAAAACGATTAGAGAAATCTGTATGATTTTTAATAGGAATATCTTTAAAACCAGCAAACGCATATACTTTTTCTAAAAAACCTTCTCTGTCTAAAGTAAATTCAGGAATATCCTTATTTAATTTTATATGAAGCATCGTACTACGCACGACTTCTTTGGCAATAAATTCCCCTTCAGAAAATTCGATATCAAATAGGT is drawn from Psychroserpens sp. NJDZ02 and contains these coding sequences:
- a CDS encoding MBL fold metallo-hydrolase — protein: MKLHPIQAGHFKLDGGAMFGVVPKSLWTRTNPADANNMIDIAARCLLIEDGNRLTLIDTGMGTKQSDKFYGYYNLYGDDTLEKSLNTAGFSSNDVTDVFLTHLHFDHSGGAFNYNNDRTKLESAFKNAHFWSNKDHWKWATEPNRREVASFLEENILPMEQSGRLKFTDIPQDDILKNSALGFDIFYANGHTDKQMIPMINYNGKIICFMADLLPTAGHLPLPFVMGYDTRPLLTLDEKEKFLNLAADNNYYLFLEHDAHNEIITVQHTEKGVRLKDTFTCNDIFN